A genomic region of Candidatus Sysuiplasma jiujiangense contains the following coding sequences:
- a CDS encoding ABC transporter permease, which yields MNGNSGSRLDFIGIWSAASVLFLAVPIAILVWYGLVVFRSSVGFGSTVFYSIELTIISSAVSSLVVFLAFTPAAYDLARKRNPGLETLSDLPASIPHPIVGISLLLLDSNITPAGRFLQSVGINFFDTFQGLVIALMFVSAPIYIRAAQSLFSSAGYQQELFASSLGASRTRTLFTVLVPSHARELLSITLTSMSRAMSEFGSIAIIAYYINQVPFRGIEPAPVLIYEYYGYYGPQVAITAASLMILFSISILVIVRILKIHDRKAQFR from the coding sequence ATGAACGGAAACTCAGGAAGCAGACTTGACTTCATAGGCATCTGGTCGGCAGCATCGGTTTTGTTTCTAGCGGTGCCTATAGCCATTCTGGTATGGTACGGCCTGGTCGTCTTCAGGAGCTCCGTCGGCTTCGGCAGCACTGTCTTCTATTCAATAGAGCTTACCATAATATCTTCAGCAGTATCGTCCCTGGTCGTATTCCTTGCATTCACACCCGCAGCATATGACCTTGCCAGAAAGAGAAACCCGGGACTTGAAACACTTTCGGATCTTCCAGCCTCGATACCGCATCCCATAGTGGGAATTTCGCTCCTCCTCCTGGACAGCAACATTACGCCGGCGGGCAGATTTCTACAGTCAGTCGGCATAAACTTCTTTGACACCTTCCAGGGACTCGTGATAGCACTGATGTTTGTTTCTGCACCGATATACATTCGCGCTGCACAGTCGCTATTCTCCTCCGCCGGATACCAGCAGGAACTCTTTGCCTCCTCGCTCGGTGCATCAAGAACGAGGACATTATTCACCGTGCTTGTCCCGTCCCACGCAAGAGAGCTTCTTTCGATAACACTTACATCCATGAGCCGTGCAATGAGCGAGTTCGGTTCAATTGCAATCATCGCGTATTACATCAATCAGGTGCCCTTCAGGGGGATAGAGCCCGCGCCGGTGCTCATCTACGAATACTACGGCTATTACGGTCCACAGGTTGCAATTACAGCCGCATCGCTCATGATACTGTTTTCCATCTCCATTCTCGTAATTGTCAGGATACTGAAAATACATGATAGGAAAGCACAATTCCGTTAA
- a CDS encoding ATP-binding cassette domain-containing protein, translated as MLKAVCRKRLDSFLLNAEMTDSGMIFLTGPNGSGKTTFLMCLAGHYTLDEGLIEHNGVEMTGRPPPYRKFVYIDHNSVFMHMSVDKHLRWAMGADSNDALLETVKARLHVNFAGKVRDLSLGQRTRVSIATAVLSGPNALLLDEVVSSINERLGFLAELKELSVSRGFDVIYVTQERNDGAVADHQYVMEKGRLSRIE; from the coding sequence ATGCTGAAAGCAGTGTGCAGAAAGAGGCTTGACAGTTTCCTGCTCAATGCCGAAATGACTGACAGTGGTATGATCTTTCTTACGGGACCGAACGGTTCAGGCAAGACAACCTTTCTGATGTGTCTTGCCGGGCATTATACGCTGGATGAGGGACTGATTGAACACAACGGTGTCGAAATGACCGGCAGGCCGCCGCCGTACAGAAAATTCGTCTACATCGACCACAATTCCGTCTTCATGCACATGTCCGTTGATAAACACCTGAGATGGGCAATGGGGGCAGACAGCAACGATGCTCTGCTGGAGACAGTGAAGGCCAGGCTGCATGTAAATTTCGCGGGGAAGGTTCGTGACCTGAGCCTCGGGCAGAGAACCAGGGTGTCAATAGCCACCGCAGTCCTGTCCGGCCCGAACGCGCTGCTGCTCGATGAGGTCGTCTCCAGCATAAACGAAAGGCTCGGCTTCCTGGCAGAACTGAAAGAGCTGTCGGTTTCGCGCGGCTTCGATGTCATCTATGTTACACAGGAACGCAATGACGGAGCCGTCGCGGATCATCAGTATGTCATGGAGAAGGGGAGGCTCAGCAGGATTGAATAA
- a CDS encoding aldehyde dehydrogenase family protein has protein sequence MCEDPVSLWLTLPKEIGDEAVSIRTVNPYSGEKLNEYEEEAIESVAKKIHGIRVSQSEWKRDLGRRIDYVGNTLLKNLKESEREMAESMTLEMGKPISQSLAEVRKCFSLLDFYLEKASSFLEPEQVKTDAARSYIRFDPIGVVMLVMPWNYPLWQVMRAAVPALIAGNGVVLKHASIVSGTSLLIQRIFDTPLFKSVILKGPDALEAIRYVDGVSFTGSTAAGSKIAEKAGSLIRKSVLELGGSDPFIVLDGADIRKTAKHAAIGRLQNAGQSCIASKRFIVSENVYDEFQEELRRQFSSVAIGDPMKESTFLGPLSSAQQAETVRKQIQELGKLGPVHPHGGGDGNVIHPVIASPSEPYDEEIFGPVAVLRKFRNSDEAVRLANETPFGLGCSIWGDADEAEKLAPFIDAGMVFVNKIVASDPRVPFGGVKKSGYGRELSRYGLLEFTNLKTTWIEKSPQ, from the coding sequence GGCCATTGAATCTGTCGCAAAGAAGATTCATGGAATCAGGGTTTCACAATCCGAATGGAAAAGGGATTTGGGCAGGAGGATCGACTATGTTGGGAACACCCTCCTGAAAAACCTGAAGGAATCGGAGCGCGAAATGGCCGAATCGATGACTCTCGAAATGGGGAAACCAATCTCGCAGAGTCTTGCGGAGGTAAGGAAGTGTTTCAGTCTTCTGGATTTCTACCTGGAAAAAGCCTCTTCTTTTCTTGAGCCGGAACAAGTAAAAACAGATGCTGCCAGGAGCTATATCCGCTTCGATCCAATAGGTGTGGTGATGCTCGTAATGCCCTGGAATTATCCTCTCTGGCAGGTTATGAGGGCAGCCGTTCCGGCACTCATAGCGGGAAACGGCGTAGTGCTGAAACATGCGTCCATAGTGAGCGGCACAAGTCTCCTTATCCAGCGTATATTCGACACGCCGCTCTTCAAATCGGTAATATTGAAGGGACCCGATGCGCTTGAGGCAATAAGATATGTCGACGGCGTTTCGTTCACGGGTTCGACTGCCGCAGGCAGCAAAATAGCGGAAAAGGCCGGCAGCCTGATCAGGAAAAGCGTACTTGAACTCGGAGGATCCGACCCTTTCATAGTTCTGGATGGCGCAGACATAAGGAAGACTGCAAAACACGCCGCAATTGGAAGGCTTCAGAATGCAGGACAGAGCTGCATTGCATCGAAGCGCTTCATTGTCAGCGAGAATGTATATGATGAATTCCAGGAGGAACTCAGGAGGCAGTTTTCCTCAGTTGCAATCGGCGACCCCATGAAGGAGAGCACATTCCTCGGCCCCCTTTCGTCAGCACAGCAGGCAGAAACCGTAAGGAAGCAGATTCAAGAGCTCGGAAAGCTGGGACCTGTTCACCCGCATGGTGGCGGCGACGGGAATGTCATCCATCCCGTCATCGCCTCGCCATCAGAGCCGTATGATGAGGAAATCTTCGGACCCGTGGCCGTTCTCAGAAAATTCCGTAACAGCGACGAGGCCGTGCGGTTAGCCAACGAAACGCCCTTTGGTCTTGGCTGTTCCATCTGGGGCGATGCGGACGAGGCCGAAAAGCTCGCTCCATTCATCGATGCAGGAATGGTATTCGTCAACAAAATTGTAGCATCAGATCCGCGTGTGCCGTTTGGCGGTGTGAAGAAAAGCGGCTACGGCAGGGAACTTTCAAGATACGGCCTGCTTGAATTTACAAATCTGAAGACAACCTGGATTGAGAAAAGTCCGCAGTAG